The Solea senegalensis isolate Sse05_10M linkage group LG14, IFAPA_SoseM_1, whole genome shotgun sequence genomic sequence tttttttatttgtctcacGCGCCTCAGACCTGACGTGATAAGAGGAGACaagcgcgtgcacacacacacacacacagcaccccCACCACCCTTACCACCCTGAACCTgtttgttgtcatggcaacgtgtgtgtcctcaggtgacCTCACcttgtgtggtttgtttttttatatagtgaAATATGCTGAGTCAGCTTTTAATGGAGgacacatgctaacaactagccaacAGCTAATGTGTTCCAGTTGTACTCGGAGTTTCCGAGATGAGGGGGTGTGGTCCTGGAACTGCGATTTTCAGAGTGTCAGCGATGTCATGATgtccacaagggggcgctgcatctttcaaatcatttcagaacaaacagctgTTTCACTGTGGTCATTATTactgatgagtgagtgagtgaatgaatgggaGGGTGAGGTTCAGCTGCTGATTTGTTTGCTTCAgcgaaacaaacaaataaaataaaatcattatgttttttacaacatttggaaatgctcagtgttttattatgaaggaccacaagggggcgctgcaTCTCAGTCATCCCAGAACCCTccatatataatgtgtgtatatataacgatatttgttttgtttttagattgATGTTTTATTGAGTGATTTCACTCTTGTTACCAAAGAAAGCGACAGAATCTTTAGAAGTTGCAAAAAACGTTTTCATTTTGTAAGAATTTGACAAAATCGGGATAAAATTATTTACGTCTGGaaaaaaatttgaaatttcGTATTgttgcaaaaatgaaaatgtatgctTTGAAAGAAAGTGACAAAATCTGGTATTGTTACGACaaacattatatactgtaaCAAAGACCTCTGATATCACGCTCACATGACCCAGTgaagaggaaggggaggagcaTCAGGTCACCTTATGTTAAGGCTCCAAGCCGACGCCCACTAACATCCAATTttattgtcaaaaataaaagcagcataaaaaaaaaacagtggtttgATATGAGATTATAATCTGTTTTATTCTCACTTGGGTCAAACCATTCCGTCATGTGACAGCGGGGGAGTCTGAGCCAAGAAAGACTCCTTTCATTTGTTCAGTGAGACGTCGTCGCGTCTCCAACCTCGTGACCCTGATATCGAGCAGGAAACGTCTCCACTCAACTTCCTGGAATGTGAGAAAgtccagagagacagacagagagagagagagagagacagacagagagagagagacagacagacagacagacagacagacagagagagagagagagagagagagacagagtgatacagacagacagagagagagacagacagacagagagagagagacagacagacagagagagcgagagagacagagtgatacagacagacagagagagagagacagacagagagatacagacagacagaaagagacaaacagacagacagagagagacagagagagagacagactttCCATCTCAACTAATATTATAAAGAGGCTTAATAATGActttcagattgacctcagtgacacaaagtgaccacacgaggcagcagaggaccagcagctcctgtgtccctgtgagcttaaaacactgattttctctctggactttggtgtgtgagagtgagtggtttacaaacttacagtgagataaagacgtgaacatgttcttaaagatatcgtagacttaaaggACAGAAGACGACAGAGTGAATATGAATGagtgtgtcctctgtgtttcAGAGTGTTGGACAGTGTTGGACAGTGATGGACGAGAGCCGTCAGTGAAACGGTCCAACGATGGAGGGAAGCGACGACGGGTCTGGAGCGTCAGCCCGTCAGCACTCGGACGGCGGTAAAGTGGAGGCCGGGGCGGAGTCCTGCGACAAAGGAAACTTCTCCGGTGCGGCCGAACCTCCTGGTCCAACACCTGCGACTCCCACCACTGAgtctccagcagggggcgtgtCGCTGAAAGTGGCCACGACCGTCCTGCACCCGGTATGTCTGGGCGAGAGCCCGCTGGTTCTGCCCTTCCACCTGCAGATGGCCGGAGCTGCTACGCCTCAGCTCGGCCAGATGGGGGCACCGCCGTACTTGATCACAAGCCAAAATCCCGTGTCTCTTCCTCTGGTCTTGGACCAGCAGGTCGTCCTTCCTCCTGGCGCCAACTGTCCGCCGCTGCCGCTCCAGAGCGGCGTCCTGTGCCAGAATCCGCTGGCGTTTGGTTTACCTCCTGCCGTGGACCAGAAGTCTGTGGGACAAACACAGGACGCTAAcctgctctccctcctccagAATCCAGCTTTTGCCGCCATCTTGCAGGACCTCTTTCCTTCCCAGGCCACGGCCACTACCTGTCAGTCATCAGGCTCCACCTTCTTCCCTCTCCCTCCACTCACACCTCCCTACACCTCCCCTCTGGCCCCATTAGTCCCGCCAGCCACGCTACTCGTCCCCTACCCGGTCATCATTCCCCTGCCGGTGCCTCTGCCGGTCCCCCTCCCCGTCCCCGTCCCTCAGACCGAGGACTCAAAGGGAAACGTTCCAAAATCAGTTTGCACTGTGAGTAAAAGCACTCAGACTTCGCCTAAAGACGCTACCTCTCCTTCGCTATCTTCAAGCAGATGTGTGCCGCTGTTCCAGCCACGGGAAGTGTCCccgtcctcacttcctgtcgaCGACGGACAGGTTTTAGACCTCTCTGTGAGGTCGCGTCCGGTTGAACCGAAGCAGGAGTTTCCCAGCCTGCAGCAGGACAGCGTGCTGGACCTGTCGGTGCCCGGCATCCGGAGGAAGTGTGCGCAGTCCTGCGGCTCCGCCCCCTCACCGCGGCGAGAATTCACATTCCAGTCCAGTCAGGACGCGAGCGCCGCTTCCTTGTCCGTCGATTGCTCTCAGAGTTTAGATTCCAAACTTCTCAGCAGTCTGGCGTCGCTGGAGTTCAGCCGGCAGCACAAGTGGGTGGTGGACAGTGGCGGGGGCGGAGCCTCGGGTTCTCTGGGCCAGGAGGCCTCGCTCGGCGCCGCCGGGAACCTGGAGATCGTCAGTACCTCGCAGACGGCCAAGGTCATCGTCTCCGTGAAGGACGCCATCCCCGCCATCCTGTGCGGGAAGATCAAAGGTCTGTCGGGCGTCTCCACCAAGAACTTCTCCATTAAACGTGACGGCAGCCAGGGGGCGTCGCTGCAGCAGCTGTACGGCGTGACCGCGGCGGCGGGCGATGCGCCGCACGAGCCCGCTGATAAAAAGATCCCAAAAAACAGAGCCATCAAAGTGAAGAAGGTGAGCTCGCAGGAGATCCACTTCCTGCCCATCAAGAAGCAGAGACTGGCGGCGCTGCTGcccaggaagtgacatcacacagtgacatcacacgCCACACAGAGGggcattaaagggacagttgagCTTTCTGAAGTGTGGTCGTATGAGACGCTCACACATTATCTGCGTTCAGGCGGAAAGACCACTTTGatctttttaaatattgacGTTGTTACAAATAAGGAAAAAACCTCATGAACTTTGTTCGTACATTTATGACGGCTCCTGtgtatgatgttaaaatcactgattttctcttggtgtgggagagtgagtggtttacaaacttccctttcctgttttgagataaagacgtgaacgtgccGTTATGACGTCGCAGATTTAAACTGACTCTGTGTCAcgacctcacacaaccacactttagAAAGCGTGTACTGTCCCTTTATTCGTGGCCCACTCAGTAACTTAAAACACATGTGGGGACTTTGTTCCACTCAaacctgttgttttttattcggcagctaaatgaaaacacaaatgtgaccGTGAGTCCATCATGaacaccattttcttttcttttttctgtaaGTGATTTTAACGGTTGAAAACACGGGGAGGATTCCAcgctctctgattggctctttcttttttgacagacactttaaaaatactgtactttgttacaatgttgagaggaaaaaaattcAGATATGAGGTTTTCTGGATTGTGTCGCAATCCAGAAATCCATAGGGAGTGTTTGAACCCCCATAATCCCCCATAATCCCTTGCTGTTTCCAGTCACTGACTCTTGTAGTTAAATGTGAAGTCGAGATAAAATCaaaggaaaggggaaaaaaaaatgtcatcgtaAGGATGGATCTCGTCAGCTGATGATACGCCTGAAcctcaccaccagagggcgggCTCCACTGTAGGCTGAAGGCtctgtttttcaaaacaaacccGAATCTCGTAAAAACGgtgcctttttaaaaatgattttcagtGAATGCTCTTccgtagaaaaaaaaatggcttcagTGAGAGATTTGTTGCGGTTAACGTTAGATTGTTATTAGAATCAGTTGTGGTTAGGCTCCGCCCCACGAGGTCAAACATGTCAGTATGAAACATTAGTTCCTGTTTGGTGACATTTTTGATCGCAGTTTTGAATGTGGCGAGTTTCGTCAAGTGtccgtttatttatttcttgtttttccgACTAAGTGCACTTTGTCGTAgtttagttaaaaaaagaagtcgTCCAGGCTGTTTTTGCCAGGACTGACGCCCCCTTGTGTTCAGGGCATTGAGGGCGGAGCCACAGGGTTTGGGAACTGCTTGGAGAGGAAGCCCCTCCCCCAAGGACGGCTGACTTTTGTGTGTcgtgaatttgtttttttgctgcgGCGTAGAAAGTTGAGCAACAGTTACAACTGAATTAGCAGTTAACCGCCACCTAACTTTGAAAAATCAACTTCTAAGAAATATCGAGGTTCATTTGATGTACGTTTATTGCGACGTGAAAGCGAGGAGACGTTTATCCCAAAGTTCTCTCAAAGCTTGCCGACATGAATTTTTCAAAAGTTTTTCCTGCTAGCTAGCATGGCGGCGTCAACGAATACGACTCACAGTAtgacacatgagtggacactggagtgattgacagcttgtatcgtccaataggatcCTGGATACAGGTTAAAGGTAAAAGAAACTGACAGTAGTGATTCAAATGTGAATCTGGAGGCTTGAAAAccgagtgttttgttttgaaaactttCAGACAGTCCGTGGTGCTTTCAGTATTCAAAGTGAAGGagcagcattttatttaaaggaatCCCTCGTTACGCCCCCTGCAGGCTAACCTGCACCTGATAACAGACATTTATTGTTCTTCACTCACGTTTTTTTAATCCCACTGTGAGGGATTTCACACTAATTTATTATTACAGGTATTATTCCTTTATTATttatggagtgtgtgtgtgtgtgtgtgttttataatgaTGTGAAGTTAAAAACTCAAAGGTCGAAGTTcccatgtttgtcttttctaTTCAGAAagttttttattgtaaaaaagaaaacaggaactAAACGTTGAGTGgtttgtttgacctttgactctttgtcattatttaagaaaaataacaaaaaacagaacatgaaaTCAAgaatttgtgattaaaaaacatttttctgaattttattttcagttagtCAGCGCgacctgtgctgtgagcgccccctgctgctgaaaacCAGACTGAGACACAGGGCAGATTTAAGACTGTTAATAAAGTTTGCGTCAGCTTACGTCTCtgatgtctacgtcacatgttcacgtctttgtctcactgtgagacagaaagtgaagtttgtaaaccactcactctcccacaccaaagtccatcacacacacaggagttgttgatccactgctgcctccatcactaaattcttatgtcttattttgtcaatttggcatttg encodes the following:
- the zmp:0000001174 gene encoding retinoic acid-induced protein 2; this translates as MEGSDDGSGASARQHSDGGKVEAGAESCDKGNFSGAAEPPGPTPATPTTESPAGGVSLKVATTVLHPVCLGESPLVLPFHLQMAGAATPQLGQMGAPPYLITSQNPVSLPLVLDQQVVLPPGANCPPLPLQSGVLCQNPLAFGLPPAVDQKSVGQTQDANLLSLLQNPAFAAILQDLFPSQATATTCQSSGSTFFPLPPLTPPYTSPLAPLVPPATLLVPYPVIIPLPVPLPVPLPVPVPQTEDSKGNVPKSVCTVSKSTQTSPKDATSPSLSSSRCVPLFQPREVSPSSLPVDDGQVLDLSVRSRPVEPKQEFPSLQQDSVLDLSVPGIRRKCAQSCGSAPSPRREFTFQSSQDASAASLSVDCSQSLDSKLLSSLASLEFSRQHKWVVDSGGGGASGSLGQEASLGAAGNLEIVSTSQTAKVIVSVKDAIPAILCGKIKGLSGVSTKNFSIKRDGSQGASLQQLYGVTAAAGDAPHEPADKKIPKNRAIKVKKVSSQEIHFLPIKKQRLAALLPRK